The sequence below is a genomic window from Brevinema andersonii.
TGCTGGTGCTGATACTTTGGCCACTTCCCAAGCTTTAGCTGCAGCGCTTAGAAAAATAGAGTCAGATTTGATTATTACAGGACGCCAGGCTATTGATGGAGATACAGCTCAGGTTGGACCTCAAATTGCTGATTTATTAGATCTGCCTCAAATTTCTTATGTCAGTTCTATTCAAACACAGGATGGTAAAAATTTTACAGTAAAACGTACTATAGAAGACGGATATCAAGAATTGGAGGTTTCAGCACCTTGTTTATTTACCTTGTTATCTTCGGCAAATAAGCCTCGTTATATGAGTGTGAAAGGTATTGTTAATGTTTTTAATAAGGAAATAGAAATATGGAATGCTGAAAGTATAGGGGTTGATGAGAATAAAATAGGATTAAAAGGTTCTCCTACAAAAGTTGCAAAATCAGTCACACGAGGCGCAAAGGCTCAAGGAGAAGTTTTTGAAGTTTCCCCTCAGGAAGGAGCTAAAATAATTATAGCAAAATTAAAAGAAAAATTTGTCATTTAAGGAGTCCAGTATGGATGTGCAGGAGTATAAAAATGTTGTTGTTTTTATTGAACAACGCAATTCTATCGTTCAGCCAGTTGCTTTAGAGCTGCTTCATGAAGCCAGAAAATTAGCGGATATGTTAAATGAATCGGTGATTGCTGTTTTATTAGGCTCCGGAATACAGCAGTTAACAGAAATACTGATTCACTACGGAGCAGATGAAGTATTGTATGTTGATGATGAATATTTGAAAGATTACGTTACAGAACCTTATGCTCAAGCATTAACACAAATTTTGCAACAGCTAAAACCAAATATTGTATTATTCGGAGCAACTACAATTGGCCGTGATCTTGCACCACGTATTTCTGCACGATTAGGAACAGGGTTGACAGCAGATTGTACTCATTTGTCCATTGGTGAGAATAGGGAGTTGCTGATGACTCGTCCTACTTTTGGAGGTAATTTGATTGCAACGATTGTTTGTCCGAACCATCGACCTCAAATGTCTACTGTGCGTCCTGGGGTAATGCAAAAAATGCAACTTGATGCATCACGTAAAGGAACAATATATTCAGTGCAGATAAATTTTGATCCATCATTATTTAAAGTGAAATTGTTGAAAATAGTGCACGAAAAAAAAGAAATGAAAGATATTACTCAATCAAATGTTATTATTGCTGGGGGTCGAGGAATAAAAAAACAAGAAACATTCAAAAAATTAGAGATTATTGCAGAAACATTGAATGGAGCAGTAGCAACTTCTCGTGTTTTAGTAGACCAAGGTTGGATTCCTCATGAGTTTCAAGTTGGTCAAACAGGAAAAACTGTTCGTCCTGATATATATTTGTCTTTTGGTATTTCTGGTGCTATACAGCATACTACAGGAATGGAAGAATCGGATTATATCATTGCAGTTAATAAGGATAATGAAGCTCCTATTTTTAATATTTGTGATTTAGGATTGGTTTGTGATCTCGAAGGAGTAGTAGATACTTTAGCGGATGAATTACCTAAAATAAAAAAAGAGGAAAAAATATGAAATTTGAAGAATTAAAAATAGGAATGAAAGCACAATTGGGAAAAACCATTACAGAAGCAGATATTTTAATGTTTGCAGCTGTTTCTTTAGATTATAATCCTTTGCATCTGAATGAGGAAATTGCAAAAACTTCTGTATTTGGAAAACGTATTGCGCATGGGATGTTAGGAGCAAGTTTGATTTCTGCTGTACTTGGTACGCAACTACCTGGAGGAGGAACAATTTATTTAGGGCAAGATTTGAAATTTGCGGCACCTGTATTTATTGGAGATACAATTACTGCTGAAGTTGAAATTGAAGAAATTATACCAGAAAAAAATCACGTAATTCTTAAAACAGTTTGTTTCAATCAAAAACAGCAAGAAGTTATTTCTGGAAAAGCATTTGTTATGAAGAAGTGATATATAATACTTATCAAGTATTTGTCTATTTGAAATAAAATTAACAACTAAATAACTAGATATCATAAAAGTTATTTTTTAAATAGAATAGTAAGATCTTGCGTAGATTGGTTAGTGAATTATTATAATAAATTAAAAAAATATAAATTGTGTACTTATTGGGTGTATTAATATAATCACAACGGGCATTTTAAGTATTAATGTATTATTTTACACTATTGATCTTATTCAATATTTAGAGATTTTATAAGTAACATTATTTATTTTTATATTTTATTGTATCTGCTAATTCTTGGTCAATGAAGATAGTGGTATTACGATGAGCTTTTAAGAAGGTACAAGGTGAAAATGTAGTGATTTCGTCATTTGATAATAACATTTGTATAGCTTTTGCTTTATTTGGACCAGTAGCTAACAAAGCAATAACCTCTGCTTTTAAAATATCACCAATACCTTGCGTAAATGCAGTTTTAGGTACTTCGTTTTCGTTGCTAAAATACCGGGCATTAGCTTTTATTGTTTCAGATGCAATTTCAACAATGTAAGCATCGGCATGTAGTTGTTCGGCAGGTTCGTTGAATGCAATATGTCCATTAGAACCAATACCTAAAAGTTGAAAATTTCTAGGGTTTGCTGCTAATTTGTTTTTGAACTGAGCAAGCTCTAATTCTGTATTTGCATTGGTTTGTGGTATGTATGTATTATTGATATCGATATCTACCTTATTGAAAAAGTGATAGTCCATATAATATTGATAACTTTGTTCATGATTTAATGGCAAGCCAACATATTCGTCTAAATTAATAGTAGATACATTTTGAAAACTTACTTCTTTTCTATTGTAAGATTCTACTAATTCTTTATATACTAATTCTGTAGTTCCACCTGTTGCTAAGCCTAACATAGGGTGAGGATTGTTCTTGATAATCTTGATAATTAAATCTGCTACTTTGCGACAACTTTCTTCATGATTTTTACTAATAATAACATTCATAATGACCCTCTTATTATTTATATTTTCTATTTTAGCATGTTTTACAATATTTGTCAAATATTTGTCAAATTTTGTATTTTTAAAATAGTTCTGATGGTTGTGAGGGATTATATGCTTGAATATGGCAGTTTTGTGACTCAAATAGTATCTTTTTTTCAAAGTATTAATTTAGATACATATCTACAGATGGCTGTGGCTATAGGTAGTATTGCTGCTGTTTTAGTATCTATTAGGGCATTAGAAGAGCCGCTAAGAACACAATTAGGCATATATCCTGTCCATAGAAACATTATAAACATTTCTGATGTTCAAATCAAGGACAAAAATATTAATCAAGAATTAACTCCAACATATATTACAATAAAAAATAGTGGACAAAGTACTATCGAAGATTTAAAGATATCAATAAATGCTGATCTGCCAAGTGTACCTCAGATTTTTAATGAAGAACACAGTGCTGTGGGACAAATTTTTGATTTAGAAAAACTCCATGCAATACTTTATGGTCAGAGAATAGCAGATTTAGAACAAAAGCTTTCCTTGCTCATTTTGCCACAACATACTACTCATACTGTTTTCTTTGGAAATATAATGAAAAGTGCTGATTATTTTGATAGTATTATCTATTATTTTCCTTATAAAGGTACATGGCATACTCATTTTATATCTGAGGAAATGCAAGTTCCTTATATTGATAGTTTTGATATTTATAGGGTTAAAATACCAGAATTGTATTCTATATTAGCAGTTTCTCAATTAATAGAAAAGCTTTTTGGAAAAGAATATTTGTATGAAGTATTATTATATTTACGTTACTATGCAGGAGTTGGAAAAAAGTATTTGGAAAATGGAATTTATTCTAAAAAATGGAATACTTATATGCAAAATTTTTTAGAAACCTTGATAAAAAATGATAT
It includes:
- a CDS encoding glucosamine-6-phosphate deaminase; the encoded protein is MNVIISKNHEESCRKVADLIIKIIKNNPHPMLGLATGGTTELVYKELVESYNRKEVSFQNVSTINLDEYVGLPLNHEQSYQYYMDYHFFNKVDIDINNTYIPQTNANTELELAQFKNKLAANPRNFQLLGIGSNGHIAFNEPAEQLHADAYIVEIASETIKANARYFSNENEVPKTAFTQGIGDILKAEVIALLATGPNKAKAIQMLLSNDEITTFSPCTFLKAHRNTTIFIDQELADTIKYKNK
- a CDS encoding electron transfer flavoprotein subunit beta/FixA family protein yields the protein MKITVCIKQVPDTTEVRLDPQTGAMIRDGVPSIMNPDDKAGLEEALKLKDQLGAQVTVLTMGPPMAEKMLHEALAMGADNAILLTDRKFAGADTLATSQALAAALRKIESDLIITGRQAIDGDTAQVGPQIADLLDLPQISYVSSIQTQDGKNFTVKRTIEDGYQELEVSAPCLFTLLSSANKPRYMSVKGIVNVFNKEIEIWNAESIGVDENKIGLKGSPTKVAKSVTRGAKAQGEVFEVSPQEGAKIIIAKLKEKFVI
- a CDS encoding electron transfer flavoprotein subunit alpha/FixB family protein, encoding MDVQEYKNVVVFIEQRNSIVQPVALELLHEARKLADMLNESVIAVLLGSGIQQLTEILIHYGADEVLYVDDEYLKDYVTEPYAQALTQILQQLKPNIVLFGATTIGRDLAPRISARLGTGLTADCTHLSIGENRELLMTRPTFGGNLIATIVCPNHRPQMSTVRPGVMQKMQLDASRKGTIYSVQINFDPSLFKVKLLKIVHEKKEMKDITQSNVIIAGGRGIKKQETFKKLEIIAETLNGAVATSRVLVDQGWIPHEFQVGQTGKTVRPDIYLSFGISGAIQHTTGMEESDYIIAVNKDNEAPIFNICDLGLVCDLEGVVDTLADELPKIKKEEKI
- a CDS encoding MaoC family dehydratase, with protein sequence MKFEELKIGMKAQLGKTITEADILMFAAVSLDYNPLHLNEEIAKTSVFGKRIAHGMLGASLISAVLGTQLPGGGTIYLGQDLKFAAPVFIGDTITAEVEIEEIIPEKNHVILKTVCFNQKQQEVISGKAFVMKK